Proteins encoded within one genomic window of Kibdelosporangium phytohabitans:
- a CDS encoding nitrate- and nitrite sensing domain-containing protein — protein MGSPWRMRNWRLRTKVLAVLIIPTLTALALGGLRAQEDLQRADEFRQTVNQVDLARNVTRLVHELQKERTLAVDNVAGGRSPGNRAELDTQINKVNNEQEQLRQAATRVNTDDEGAVERYRRGLQRLAGLDALRLAAKETEYPHLAVKSAYTGIIEALVQLGREVNTAVTDRDLLRQATTVQSLSEIKEFASQENAALQIAAAANGFPSDLLNEVRAAGASYQAAAAGFRANATAQEQQYYSDTVSGPEVDNRERLKSTAFNNAENGQTLQIQKQDLIRDGTATVDKLRTVEDSLLAKLRDSADKLATTRTNSAWTNAAIVLALLIAALVLMAMVTRSILKPLRVLRTNALDIAYTRLPETVQRILADPDPVAASKQAIEPMPLFTREETGEVARSFDAVHEQAVRMAAEQALLRDNVNSIFVNLSRRSQALVERQLNLIDRLEQDEQDPDQLASLFELDHLATRMRRNSESLLVLSGTGLSRQLTRPVPAADVVGAAVSEVEQYARIEVLSAPEVAVQGRAVNDLVHLIAELLDNATSFSEPEKKVTVRMAATRKKELAIQITDQGVGMSADEIEASNRRLADPPDMDVSVTRRMGLYVVARLAQRHNIQVRLRDNEDIDGGLIARIIVPASLIQSSRSVHATNLTPTGGIPTITPSVENTMGGGTGSMGSGFGTGGMAGTGAGTGTFGGERTPPPASRPGGGIASAFTGSLPRVGPEDSADSGSMPSYPSASYPPVTEHSTNGGVPANGEATARWSPDRLDQPVQPPHDEAPTHIQPLPEPPEQPATSSLFGDAFAEEKAAREAANPRPTPPPAPVNQDLDAPTERLPIYEAVLSQWFEEGDGDKRTPPASERGKPTPPPPAPPVAPPPAPAVEQPAPRAEAVPPPPAHVETMNGDTPHADQHIEPEPVAQAEAQPEPEPEPSPAQSAWQSPGDEGWQAAQSLTKSQPEVITSAGLPKRVPKAQLIPGSAPSRPTSNQQQAQRAPALPPRSADAVRGRMSSFQQGIRRGRHALVETYAGDQDSVESRQDEEQE, from the coding sequence ATGGGGTCGCCATGGCGGATGCGCAACTGGCGGCTGCGCACCAAGGTCCTCGCTGTCCTCATCATCCCGACTTTGACAGCTCTCGCGCTGGGTGGACTGCGCGCGCAGGAGGACCTGCAGCGCGCCGACGAGTTCCGCCAGACGGTCAACCAGGTCGACCTGGCCCGCAACGTCACGAGACTCGTCCACGAGCTGCAGAAGGAACGCACGCTCGCGGTCGACAACGTGGCAGGCGGCCGCAGTCCCGGTAACCGCGCCGAGCTCGACACCCAGATCAACAAGGTCAACAACGAGCAGGAGCAGCTGCGCCAAGCTGCCACGCGCGTGAACACCGACGACGAAGGCGCCGTCGAGCGCTACCGCCGCGGTCTGCAGCGGCTGGCCGGTCTCGACGCGCTGCGCCTGGCTGCCAAGGAGACCGAATACCCGCACCTCGCGGTCAAGTCGGCGTACACGGGGATCATCGAGGCGCTGGTCCAGCTGGGCCGCGAGGTCAACACCGCGGTCACCGACCGGGACCTGCTGCGCCAGGCCACCACGGTCCAGTCGCTGTCGGAGATCAAGGAATTCGCCTCGCAGGAGAACGCGGCGCTGCAGATCGCCGCCGCCGCGAACGGCTTCCCGTCCGACCTGCTCAACGAGGTCCGGGCAGCCGGAGCGAGCTACCAGGCCGCCGCGGCCGGGTTCCGCGCCAACGCCACGGCCCAGGAGCAGCAGTACTACTCCGACACCGTGTCCGGCCCCGAGGTCGACAACCGCGAGCGGCTCAAGTCCACGGCGTTCAACAACGCCGAGAACGGCCAGACCCTGCAGATCCAGAAGCAGGACCTGATCAGGGACGGCACCGCGACGGTCGACAAGCTGCGCACGGTCGAGGACAGCCTGCTGGCCAAGCTGCGTGACAGCGCCGACAAGCTGGCCACCACGCGGACCAACTCGGCGTGGACCAACGCGGCCATCGTGCTCGCGCTGCTGATCGCCGCGCTGGTGCTGATGGCGATGGTGACCCGCTCGATCCTCAAGCCGCTGCGCGTCCTGCGGACCAACGCGCTGGACATCGCGTACACCAGGCTGCCGGAGACGGTGCAGCGCATCCTTGCCGACCCGGACCCCGTCGCGGCGTCCAAACAGGCGATCGAGCCGATGCCGCTGTTCACGCGTGAGGAAACCGGTGAAGTCGCCCGGTCCTTCGACGCGGTCCACGAACAGGCCGTCCGGATGGCCGCCGAGCAGGCGCTGCTGCGCGACAACGTCAACTCGATCTTCGTCAACCTGTCCCGCCGCTCGCAGGCCCTGGTGGAACGCCAGCTGAACCTGATCGACCGGCTCGAGCAGGACGAGCAGGACCCCGACCAGCTGGCCAGCCTGTTCGAGCTGGACCACCTGGCCACGCGGATGCGGCGCAACTCCGAAAGCCTGCTGGTGCTCTCCGGCACGGGCCTGTCGCGTCAGCTGACGCGACCGGTGCCCGCGGCTGACGTGGTCGGCGCCGCCGTGTCCGAGGTCGAGCAGTACGCCCGCATCGAGGTGCTCTCCGCGCCCGAGGTGGCGGTCCAGGGCCGCGCGGTCAACGACCTCGTGCACCTGATCGCCGAACTGCTGGACAACGCGACGTCGTTCTCCGAGCCGGAGAAGAAGGTCACCGTCCGGATGGCGGCCACCCGCAAGAAGGAACTGGCCATCCAGATCACCGACCAGGGTGTCGGCATGTCGGCCGACGAGATCGAGGCGTCCAACCGCCGCCTGGCCGACCCGCCCGACATGGACGTCTCGGTGACCAGGCGAATGGGCCTCTACGTGGTCGCGCGACTGGCCCAGCGGCACAACATCCAGGTCAGGCTGCGGGACAACGAGGACATCGACGGCGGTCTGATCGCCCGGATCATCGTGCCCGCGTCGCTGATCCAGTCCTCGCGCAGCGTGCACGCCACGAACCTCACCCCCACCGGTGGCATCCCCACGATCACCCCGTCGGTCGAGAACACGATGGGTGGCGGCACCGGCTCGATGGGCAGCGGGTTCGGCACCGGCGGCATGGCGGGCACGGGCGCAGGCACCGGCACGTTCGGTGGCGAGCGAACCCCGCCGCCTGCGTCCCGCCCGGGTGGGGGCATCGCCAGCGCCTTCACCGGCAGCCTGCCGCGCGTCGGCCCGGAGGACTCGGCGGATTCCGGCTCGATGCCGTCGTACCCGTCGGCGTCCTACCCGCCGGTGACCGAGCACTCGACCAACGGCGGCGTGCCCGCGAACGGCGAGGCCACCGCGCGGTGGTCGCCGGATCGGCTCGACCAGCCGGTGCAGCCGCCGCACGACGAGGCACCGACGCACATCCAGCCGCTGCCGGAGCCCCCGGAGCAGCCTGCGACGTCGTCGCTGTTCGGCGACGCGTTCGCCGAGGAGAAGGCCGCACGCGAAGCCGCGAACCCCAGGCCAACGCCGCCGCCCGCGCCGGTGAACCAGGACCTGGACGCGCCGACCGAGCGCCTGCCGATCTACGAAGCGGTGCTGTCCCAGTGGTTCGAGGAAGGCGACGGCGACAAGCGCACGCCACCGGCGTCCGAGCGCGGCAAGCCGACGCCGCCGCCCCCGGCACCGCCGGTCGCGCCGCCACCGGCCCCGGCCGTCGAGCAGCCCGCGCCGCGTGCGGAAGCGGTCCCGCCGCCGCCCGCGCACGTGGAGACCATGAACGGCGACACTCCGCACGCCGACCAGCACATCGAGCCGGAGCCGGTCGCGCAGGCCGAGGCCCAGCCCGAACCGGAGCCGGAGCCCAGCCCCGCCCAGTCGGCGTGGCAGTCACCCGGCGACGAGGGCTGGCAGGCCGCCCAGTCGCTCACCAAGTCCCAGCCCGAGGTGATCACCTCGGCCGGTCTGCCCAAGCGGGTGCCCAAGGCTCAGCTGATCCCTGGCTCCGCACCGAGCAGGCCGACGTCCAACCAGCAGCAAGCGCAGCGCGCCCCCGCGTTGCCGCCGCGCTCGGCTGACGCCGTGAGAGGCAGGATGTCGAGTTTCCAGCAAGGGATCCGCCGTGGTCGACACGCACTCGTCGAGACTTACGCTGGTGACCAGGATTCAGTCGAGAGCCGTCAAGACGAGGAGCAGGAGTGA
- a CDS encoding roadblock/LC7 domain-containing protein codes for MTTATTNQPGSFGWLITDFVRQVPGVAHAVVVSADGLLLAGSQGLPRDRAEQLSAVASGLVSLTQGAARCFEAGGVNQTVVEMDRGYLFLMSISDGSCLAVLAAPNCDIGLVAYEMTLLVERVGQQMTPELRAQLQGAQRR; via the coding sequence GTGACGACCGCGACGACTAACCAGCCAGGCAGTTTCGGCTGGCTCATCACCGATTTCGTTCGGCAGGTGCCCGGAGTCGCGCACGCGGTGGTGGTTTCGGCAGACGGCCTGCTGTTGGCCGGGTCGCAGGGCTTGCCCCGTGACCGCGCCGAGCAGCTTTCCGCGGTGGCGTCCGGCCTGGTGAGCCTCACCCAGGGCGCCGCACGGTGCTTCGAGGCAGGCGGGGTCAACCAGACCGTCGTCGAGATGGACAGGGGATATCTCTTCCTCATGTCGATCTCGGACGGTTCTTGTCTCGCCGTGCTCGCCGCGCCCAACTGCGACATAGGCTTGGTCGCCTACGAGATGACGCTTCTGGTCGAGCGAGTCGGCCAGCAGATGACGCCCGAACTACGGGCGCAGCTGCAAGGCGCGCAGCGAAGATAA
- a CDS encoding DUF742 domain-containing protein, with protein sequence MARGHRASGGRFGADFSYQDWASAGFRFDEPDAGGPDDDDDAAPDVAVYHEPDEALDEQDHRLPSRPERRQEEMPERGWEDLPEHGLGDPPNRIDLDGYRARLFGGPGASLYGDPGVPRQNDWNSDQLPAVPAATEWEEPVRAEPIAETGSLVRPYTKTGGRTRSDYDLAIEALVSTSDRGRLPEAAVLPEHRSICGLCLDTRSVAEVAAHLRLPLGVARVLIGDMAGMGLVLIHQSGMVVGDRPSIEFMERVLSGLRRL encoded by the coding sequence ATGGCTAGAGGTCACCGAGCCTCAGGCGGTCGGTTCGGCGCGGACTTTTCGTACCAGGACTGGGCTTCGGCCGGGTTCCGGTTCGACGAGCCCGACGCGGGAGGCCCCGACGACGATGATGACGCCGCGCCGGACGTGGCCGTCTATCACGAGCCCGATGAGGCGTTGGACGAGCAAGACCATCGGCTGCCGAGCCGGCCGGAGCGGAGGCAAGAGGAAATGCCGGAGCGAGGTTGGGAGGACCTGCCCGAGCACGGACTTGGGGATCCACCGAACAGGATCGACCTGGACGGCTACCGAGCGAGGTTGTTCGGTGGGCCAGGCGCTAGCCTGTACGGCGACCCGGGGGTGCCCAGGCAGAACGACTGGAACTCCGACCAGCTCCCCGCGGTGCCAGCCGCTACGGAGTGGGAGGAGCCAGTCAGGGCCGAACCCATCGCGGAGACCGGTTCGCTGGTCCGGCCGTACACCAAGACAGGTGGACGCACGCGGTCCGATTACGACCTGGCCATCGAGGCGTTGGTGTCAACCAGCGACCGAGGACGGCTGCCCGAGGCGGCGGTGCTGCCCGAGCACAGGTCGATCTGTGGACTGTGCCTGGACACGCGCTCGGTCGCCGAGGTGGCCGCCCACTTGCGTCTGCCGCTCGGCGTGGCCCGGGTGCTGATCGGTGACATGGCGGGCATGGGGCTCGTGCTGATTCACCAGAGCGGCATGGTTGTCGGTGACCGGCCGTCGATCGAGTTCATGGAAAGGGTGCTCAGTGGGCTCCGCAGGCTCTAG
- a CDS encoding GTP-binding protein codes for MGSAGSSPHNPRAVARQATTSAKIVVAGGFGVGKTTFVGAVSEIVPLTTEAVMTEASQDVDDLSATPNKTTTTVAMDFGRVSLDSDLILYLFGTPGQHRFWFMWDDLVRGAIGAIVLVDTRRLADAFAAIDFFEDRQLPYIVAINCFERVLHHRVEDVRDALTIEPSVPVVTCDARDRESTKESLITLVEHAMHQRMSARAV; via the coding sequence GTGGGCTCCGCAGGCTCTAGTCCTCACAACCCGCGGGCCGTGGCGCGTCAGGCGACGACGTCCGCGAAGATCGTCGTCGCCGGTGGTTTCGGCGTCGGTAAGACCACGTTCGTCGGAGCGGTCTCCGAGATCGTGCCGCTGACCACCGAGGCGGTGATGACCGAGGCGAGCCAGGACGTCGACGACCTGTCGGCCACGCCGAACAAGACCACCACCACGGTGGCGATGGACTTCGGCCGTGTCTCGCTCGACTCGGACCTGATCCTGTACCTGTTCGGCACGCCCGGGCAGCACCGGTTCTGGTTCATGTGGGACGACCTCGTGCGTGGCGCGATCGGTGCGATCGTGCTCGTGGACACCCGGCGGCTGGCCGACGCGTTCGCGGCGATCGACTTCTTCGAGGACCGGCAGCTGCCGTACATCGTGGCGATCAACTGCTTCGAACGCGTGCTGCACCACCGCGTCGAGGACGTCCGCGACGCGCTGACCATCGAGCCGTCGGTGCCGGTGGTGACGTGCGACGCGCGTGACCGGGAGTCCACGAAGGAAAGCCTGATCACGCTGGTCGAGCACGCGATGCACCAGCGGATGTCGGCCCGCGCGGTCTGA
- a CDS encoding patatin-like phospholipase family protein yields the protein MRALVLGGGGVAGIAWEIGILHGLGEAVLDVDVIVGTSAGSVVAAAVNQIPVAEAYERQTTPSPPRADAAGPVPAIGKLMQLFAEIAALPEPEQLRRVADAALSAQTMPEDVFRKLIGTSLPSPDWPRRRVAVVAYDTATCERTVFTKDSGVDLLSAVAASCSVPGVFPPVTIDGKRYMDGGSARSTNSDLVAGYDEVLVISPMAGVNPVATARVITPDRASLVAMMPNVLDPASRGPSAEAGYRQGKALRL from the coding sequence ATGCGCGCACTTGTCCTCGGCGGTGGTGGTGTCGCCGGAATCGCATGGGAGATCGGCATCCTGCACGGCCTCGGCGAAGCTGTTCTCGACGTGGACGTGATCGTCGGGACGTCGGCGGGATCGGTGGTCGCCGCGGCGGTGAACCAGATCCCGGTGGCGGAGGCGTACGAACGGCAGACGACACCGTCCCCGCCGCGTGCCGACGCAGCCGGACCCGTCCCGGCGATCGGGAAACTGATGCAGTTGTTCGCCGAGATCGCGGCACTGCCCGAGCCGGAACAACTCCGCCGGGTCGCCGATGCGGCGTTGAGCGCGCAAACCATGCCGGAGGACGTCTTCCGGAAGCTGATCGGCACTTCGCTGCCGTCGCCGGACTGGCCGCGGCGGCGCGTCGCGGTGGTCGCCTACGACACGGCGACGTGCGAACGCACGGTGTTCACGAAGGATTCCGGTGTGGACCTGCTGTCGGCGGTAGCGGCGAGCTGCTCGGTCCCGGGCGTGTTCCCGCCGGTGACGATCGACGGCAAGCGCTACATGGACGGCGGCAGCGCGCGGTCGACCAACTCGGACCTGGTCGCCGGCTACGACGAGGTCCTGGTGATCTCGCCGATGGCCGGCGTCAACCCGGTGGCGACCGCGCGGGTGATCACCCCGGACCGGGCATCGCTCGTCGCGATGATGCCCAACGTGCTCGACCCCGCCAGCCGCGGGCCCAGCGCGGAGGCGGGCTACCGGCAGGGCAAAGCCCTGCGGCTTTGA
- a CDS encoding patatin-like phospholipase family protein produces the protein MRLVSRRHAEGSRPGFRTDGHRIALAIEGGSSRGTYSSGMVMALEELGLTRCFDAVYGSSAGALNGAWLLSGRALTGMRGWWDPEIMREVINPWRFLRGRPVVDTRYLVDTVYQELTPMDFPAILANPVSYHPMATDAETGEPVDLRPYIRKVDDLKTALRATTCMPVLAGKPVFLAGRRFVDGGVAEPLPFRTALANGATHVLVLRTRRATERPAKPRRMHSMVVPRALPGLRSVWVQQYPRDMADEQLLTELPTVMSIRPPTDAPNVSALERDTVLLRKAVMMGRQAVHAALAS, from the coding sequence ATGCGTCTTGTCTCACGTCGCCACGCTGAAGGCAGCCGTCCCGGTTTCCGGACCGACGGCCACCGGATCGCACTGGCGATCGAAGGCGGCAGCAGCAGGGGCACGTATTCGAGCGGCATGGTGATGGCGCTCGAAGAACTGGGACTGACCAGGTGTTTCGACGCTGTCTACGGTTCGTCTGCCGGCGCGCTCAACGGTGCGTGGCTGCTGTCCGGCCGCGCGCTGACCGGGATGCGTGGCTGGTGGGATCCGGAGATCATGCGCGAGGTGATCAACCCGTGGCGGTTCCTGCGCGGCAGACCGGTTGTCGACACCCGCTATCTCGTCGACACCGTGTACCAGGAGCTGACGCCGATGGACTTTCCCGCCATCCTGGCCAATCCCGTCTCCTACCACCCGATGGCCACCGACGCGGAAACCGGTGAGCCGGTGGATCTGCGGCCGTACATCCGGAAAGTCGACGACCTGAAAACGGCCTTGCGCGCGACGACTTGTATGCCCGTTCTCGCGGGAAAGCCCGTTTTCCTTGCCGGGCGGCGTTTTGTCGACGGCGGCGTGGCGGAACCGTTGCCGTTCCGGACCGCGCTGGCCAACGGGGCGACGCACGTGCTGGTGCTGCGGACGAGACGCGCGACCGAACGGCCGGCCAAACCCCGCCGGATGCACAGCATGGTGGTGCCCCGGGCGTTGCCGGGCCTGCGCAGCGTGTGGGTCCAGCAGTACCCGCGAGACATGGCCGACGAGCAACTGCTGACCGAACTCCCCACGGTCATGTCGATCCGGCCGCCCACCGACGCTCCCAACGTGTCCGCGTTGGAACGTGACACGGTCCTGCTGCGCAAGGCCGTGATGATGGGCCGCCAAGCGGTCCACGCCGCACTGGCTTCCTAG
- a CDS encoding helicase-associated domain-containing protein: MSVSTLTEWLRERDDAALARLLGARPDLATPIPADTSVLATRAGSRASVARAAESLDTFTLAVLDALLLCDADTRPVTLAEVAAMLGTKVSRKSARQGVDTLVGLALAWGPESALSVAPSAREAAGMFPGGLGRRSAELDGRDLAAVLAELSEPERRVLATLAEGQPTGRSKDANTLVPLEQARTPVQQLLARGLLLRLDADTVELPRQVGLALRGANPMGQVKVSPPPVQTTGRTLSTVDSTAAGEAMELIRHTEALIALWSAEPPPVLRAGGLGVRDIRKLARELQADEVRCTLIAEIALGAGLVVATDTTSPQWVPTTQADVWLAATPPHRWATLAAAWLDLPRLPGLAGSKDLRDKVISPLSDELRRPLAPTARRRVLDALGEFEPGTGVDSTEELAGLLAWRAPRRGGRLRDELVFWTVREAQALGLVAFGTLTSPARILLEDGPALAAKRMAEAMPTPVDHVLVQADLTVVAPGPLEQALGHEINLVADVESAGGATVYRVSETSVRRALDAGRTSTDLHELFRTRSRTPIPQALTYMIDDVARRHGQLRGGAAMSFLRCDDEALLAEVAASAAGTRLELRKIAPGVLVSPVPLADVLEELRTAGFAPSAEDADGRLMDLRPSGLRAQARQRPKTSGLPKPASPEQLADLVSSMRAGDKAAGTRRGRTVALAGGRGADTSETLALLQEAVTNGRNVYIGYVDAHGTASQRVIEPVRVGAGVLEGLDSTRSETHRFALHRITSVSLVED; encoded by the coding sequence GTGTCAGTCTCCACGTTAACCGAGTGGCTGCGCGAGCGGGATGACGCCGCGTTGGCCCGGCTGCTCGGTGCGCGCCCGGACCTGGCGACGCCGATACCTGCGGATACGTCCGTTCTGGCGACCCGCGCGGGCAGCCGCGCGTCGGTCGCGCGGGCGGCCGAGTCGCTGGACACGTTCACGCTGGCCGTGCTCGACGCCCTGCTGCTGTGCGACGCGGACACCCGTCCGGTCACACTCGCCGAGGTCGCCGCGATGCTCGGCACGAAGGTGTCACGCAAGAGCGCGCGCCAGGGCGTCGACACGTTGGTCGGCCTGGCGCTGGCGTGGGGCCCGGAGAGCGCGTTGAGCGTGGCCCCGTCGGCGCGGGAGGCGGCGGGGATGTTCCCCGGCGGCCTCGGGCGGCGGTCGGCCGAACTGGACGGCCGCGACCTGGCCGCGGTCCTCGCGGAACTGTCCGAACCGGAGCGCCGCGTGCTCGCCACGCTCGCCGAAGGGCAGCCGACCGGCCGCAGCAAGGACGCGAACACACTCGTCCCGCTGGAGCAGGCGCGCACCCCGGTGCAGCAGCTGCTGGCCCGCGGTCTGCTGCTGCGGCTGGACGCCGACACGGTCGAACTGCCGAGGCAGGTCGGTCTCGCGCTGCGCGGCGCCAACCCGATGGGTCAGGTCAAGGTCAGCCCACCGCCAGTGCAGACGACCGGGCGCACGCTTTCCACAGTGGACTCCACCGCGGCCGGTGAGGCGATGGAGCTGATCCGGCACACCGAGGCGCTGATCGCGCTGTGGTCGGCGGAACCGCCGCCGGTGCTGCGGGCAGGCGGGCTCGGCGTGCGGGACATCCGCAAGCTGGCCCGTGAGCTGCAGGCCGACGAGGTGCGCTGCACGCTGATCGCCGAGATCGCGCTCGGTGCGGGCCTGGTGGTCGCGACGGACACGACGTCGCCGCAATGGGTGCCCACGACGCAGGCGGACGTCTGGCTGGCGGCCACGCCGCCGCACCGCTGGGCCACGCTGGCGGCGGCCTGGCTCGACCTGCCCCGGCTGCCCGGCCTGGCAGGCAGCAAGGACTTGCGGGACAAGGTGATCTCTCCCCTCTCCGACGAGTTGCGCCGCCCGCTGGCGCCGACCGCACGACGCCGGGTGCTCGACGCGCTCGGCGAGTTCGAGCCGGGCACCGGCGTGGATTCCACTGAGGAGCTCGCCGGGCTGCTGGCCTGGCGCGCGCCGCGCAGGGGCGGCAGGCTCCGCGACGAGCTGGTGTTCTGGACGGTCCGCGAGGCGCAGGCGCTCGGCCTGGTGGCGTTCGGCACGCTGACATCGCCCGCACGGATCCTGCTGGAGGACGGTCCCGCGCTCGCGGCGAAGCGGATGGCCGAGGCGATGCCGACGCCGGTCGACCACGTGCTGGTGCAGGCGGACCTGACGGTGGTCGCGCCCGGCCCGTTGGAGCAGGCGCTCGGGCACGAGATCAACCTGGTCGCGGACGTCGAATCCGCCGGTGGCGCAACGGTCTACCGGGTCAGCGAGACGTCGGTCAGGCGTGCGCTCGACGCCGGCCGCACGTCGACGGACCTGCACGAGCTGTTCCGGACGCGGTCGCGCACACCGATCCCGCAGGCGTTGACGTACATGATCGACGACGTGGCCCGGCGGCACGGGCAGCTGCGCGGCGGCGCGGCGATGTCCTTCCTGCGCTGCGACGACGAGGCGCTGCTCGCGGAGGTCGCGGCGAGCGCGGCGGGCACCCGGTTGGAGCTGCGCAAGATCGCGCCGGGCGTGCTGGTCAGCCCGGTGCCGTTGGCGGACGTGCTGGAAGAGTTGCGAACAGCGGGTTTCGCGCCGTCGGCGGAGGACGCCGACGGCCGGTTGATGGACCTGCGGCCGAGCGGGCTGCGTGCGCAGGCGCGGCAGCGGCCCAAGACCAGCGGGCTGCCCAAACCCGCCAGCCCGGAACAGCTCGCGGATCTGGTCAGCTCGATGCGCGCGGGCGACAAGGCAGCCGGGACCCGTCGCGGCAGGACGGTCGCACTGGCGGGCGGGCGCGGCGCGGACACCTCCGAAACCCTTGCCCTGCTTCAGGAGGCAGTGACCAACGGCCGCAACGTGTACATCGGTTACGTCGACGCGCACGGAACCGCGAGCCAGCGCGTGATCGAACCGGTCCGCGTCGGCGCGGGTGTCCTCGAAGGACTGGACTCGACCCGTTCGGAGACGCACCGATTCGCGCTGCACCGGATCACGTCGGTGTCGCTCGTGGAGGACTAG
- a CDS encoding NAD-dependent malic enzyme: MPVPGPGYSITIRVEAPPSASAAGDLTSAVGRVGGVITAFDVVESHADRVVVDITCNATSAGHANEITAALGELPGVAVRKVSDRTFLIHLGGKLEVHSKVALRNRDDLSRAYTPGVARVCQAIAANPEDARRLTIKRNTVAVVTDGSAVLGLGNIGPAASLPVMEGKAVLFKKFADVDAWPIVLDTQDTQEIIRTVELIAPAYAGINLEDIAAPRCFEIEARLREKLDIPVFHDDQHGTAIVVVAALRNALKVVAKPLEDCKIVVCGVGAAGSAIIRLLLHRKPKDIIAVDINGIVHAGRGDLDSNLEQIAANTNKDGMSGRLHDALVGADVFIGVSAPNLFGAEQVKTMAKDPVIFALANPDPEIDPLEAQQHAAIVATGRSDYPNQINNVLAFPGVFRGLLDAQAHTITDSMLLAAADAIADVADGDRINASFIVPSVFDAAVAPAVAEAVKKAATSKD; this comes from the coding sequence ATGCCAGTGCCCGGTCCTGGTTATTCGATCACCATCCGGGTCGAGGCCCCGCCGTCGGCGAGCGCCGCGGGCGACCTGACCTCGGCAGTCGGCCGGGTCGGTGGCGTCATCACGGCGTTCGACGTCGTCGAGTCGCACGCTGACCGCGTGGTCGTGGACATCACGTGCAACGCGACGTCCGCCGGGCACGCCAACGAGATCACGGCCGCGCTGGGGGAGCTGCCCGGTGTCGCGGTGCGCAAGGTCTCGGACCGGACCTTCCTGATCCACCTCGGCGGCAAGCTCGAGGTGCACTCCAAGGTCGCGCTGCGCAACCGCGACGACCTCTCCCGCGCCTACACCCCCGGTGTCGCGCGGGTCTGCCAGGCGATCGCGGCCAACCCTGAGGACGCGCGGCGCCTGACCATCAAGCGCAACACGGTCGCGGTCGTCACCGACGGCTCCGCCGTGCTGGGTCTCGGCAACATCGGCCCGGCCGCGTCCCTCCCGGTGATGGAGGGCAAGGCGGTGCTGTTCAAGAAGTTCGCGGACGTGGACGCGTGGCCGATCGTGCTGGACACGCAGGACACGCAGGAGATCATCCGGACCGTCGAGCTGATCGCACCGGCGTACGCGGGCATCAACCTGGAGGACATCGCGGCGCCGCGGTGCTTCGAGATCGAGGCGCGGCTGCGCGAGAAGCTGGACATCCCGGTCTTCCACGACGACCAGCACGGCACCGCGATCGTGGTCGTCGCCGCGCTGCGCAACGCGCTGAAGGTCGTCGCCAAGCCGCTCGAGGACTGCAAGATCGTGGTCTGCGGCGTCGGCGCGGCCGGTTCGGCGATCATCCGCCTGCTGCTGCACCGCAAGCCCAAGGACATCATCGCGGTCGACATCAACGGCATCGTGCACGCCGGCCGCGGCGACCTGGACTCGAACCTCGAGCAGATCGCGGCGAACACCAACAAGGACGGTATGTCCGGCAGGCTGCACGACGCGCTGGTCGGCGCGGACGTGTTCATCGGTGTCTCGGCGCCGAACCTGTTCGGTGCCGAGCAGGTCAAGACGATGGCGAAAGACCCGGTCATCTTCGCGCTGGCCAACCCGGACCCGGAGATCGACCCGCTGGAGGCCCAGCAGCACGCGGCGATCGTCGCGACCGGCCGCAGCGACTACCCGAACCAGATCAACAACGTCCTGGCGTTCCCCGGTGTCTTCCGCGGCCTGCTCGACGCGCAGGCGCACACGATCACGGACTCGATGCTGCTGGCGGCGGCCGACGCGATCGCCGACGTGGCCGACGGCGACCGGATCAACGCGTCGTTCATCGTGCCGAGCGTGTTCGACGCGGCGGTCGCCCCCGCGGTCGCCGAAGCCGTGAAGAAGGCCGCGACCAGTAAGGACTGA